tgcaaaaataataataaatagataaagttgaaaaagagtaaaataagagaaagaataacgtaggtaagactattctctacattattctttcttttactttactcactctctactttaactatttattattatttttgcaaaacgagtgtgaaaaaggaaatgggacaatctttctgggacggagggagtaatatactTGCAGGAAATTAATTTACTTCTCCTTTTTATGGCATCTATTTGGTACGAGAATAACGTGAACCTCGTCCTTGAGGTAGACTACACATACATCAACCAAAGGGTAGAAAGTGCTCAACCATAAACATTAATGAAGAAGGCGGTACTAGTTTAGGTTTCGATTTCTATATTAGTTGCTTCAACCATTACCAAAGATATTGTTAGTATTCTCTCAACAATGAACTTCCGTGTTCCGCAGCAAGCAACATTCTTCTACAGAGGGAAATGGTCCCGAGAGATGGATACCTTACTTCTTTCTACGTTGATCagtttgaggaggggccgtgACTGGGATGCTGTTAATTTGCCCGATGAAGTCATCAACAACATCCGTGCCGTGCTAAACCATCCATTTGGAGCAGCCCTATCAACTGAAGATGTTTCCGAGCGTTGCAAACATTTGAAGGCTCGATATCGACTATTTAAGAAGGTGGTCGCTACACATGAAGTCCAATGGAACCAGGATGCGAGGGTTGTGACAGTCGAAGACCAGACGTGGAAGCTTATTATAGAGGTTCGTGGaaatcatattaaaatgtaaaaatgtaACTCCACAAATAAGTATTATATATCATCGTTTCTATGTTTGCTCACTTTGCATTGGCAGAGGGATGCATTGGCAGCTGCGTATTACTACCGCGACGAGCCGGAGTCCACACTTCTTGCAAGTGTGTTTGGCTTAAATGACGTGAAGGAGGAGTTCGCTCGTGAGGTGATTACTTTGTTTGACACTACCGAGATCATCGTGCTCTCCAAATCAGTTGTACCAGACGCGCCCACGAAGCCCGTTCCATATGATTCACCTGCCGACTCGGACGAAGTGACTTCACTGCTGCCGGGTCCAACTAGTCGCATTCCCCGCAAGCTATTCGATACAGGCGTAACATGCGGCGGTGAAACGTCTCGTACTAAGTCTCCCACTCGATTTCAGCAAGTCAAGAAAGCAAATTTATCTTCTCCGAAGGCCTCATCTTGTGCATCGTGGAGTCCCTGCCCTAGTGCACGTAACACAGGCCCATAACTGGTCCGTCAACAGGTGTGGATCAAGGTATTCAAAGAGTGTCTCGTTTTCTTGGGTGTTGATACATGAACCTAATCGTCGAATAAGACgaagtttttatttatgtctACGTATGGTGTACTGCCTAATTATTCAGATTCGAGCATGTGGTTGCAATGACTATAGTTGGTAATAGGTTGTTTTAAATGCAAGTATTCAACCTTGAAGTATAAGTGCAATATGCTATAGTTTATCAATCGTAACATAGTTCATTCATGTATAATCATAATAGATAACAACAATCCAGAATGTCATACGGTTCATAAGGTTCAATACGGTAATTACTACAAAATACTAGAGTTCTGGTTATGCATATACGTTCACATGATGCAAATGCATCCACAACTCATCAACGCCTACTAAGCGATAATAAAGCGACCCTCCCTGATTAAAGTTTGAGGTTAaacatacaaaagaaaataactccATCGAGTTCGACAAAAGAAACAGTTGCCAATTACGCGCCAACATTGTTCAGCCTAGCATTCCATCGATCTCCAAAAGATCAAAGACAAAGGCCGCACGAGAAGTCTCGTTCAATCCCCGAAAGAGGTCAAGTAGTCCAAGTTCCTTCACAAGCTTCTTTGAAATGTAGAACTATTGTTTCATAGTTAGACCCGGAATACCTTTCATTTGATCAAACACTTCGGCCCTTTTGGTACTGAGGTCGAACTCATATCCAATCCTAGCGGAAATCTCTTTAAGCAGCTCATTGGTGTCATTGTGTATCTGGCCCATGAGAGTAAGGACGCCATCCATCTTTTCCTCTATTTTCTGTTTCTTTAGTACCCTATTCCCCATCTTCCCTGATCCAGATCTAGAGCCGGATTCTCGACCGGCAACCGAACGTTTTTCAGCCGCAAGTGATGCTCCCGTCCTTGTTTCAGCCCTTGCACCAGTAACAAGCGCAACATACTCAGTAAACGATTGGCTCTCATCCACCATCTCGGGGAGAACACCATCGGGGTACACTTCATCCGGGAATAGCTCATCAAGAGTCATTGTGTTGGATGGACCAGCATCATCAGGAGAAACCTCCTTGTGACCATAGAGCTTATCAGCTGACGCCGCAACGTCTACACCGCGTTCACCATCTGCACGATCCACTCCGAATACCTCCTTCCAGTCCTCATATTGTGGCCAAGACTTGTTCCTCATGTACCGTGCATTGTTGTCTTTCTGCAAGTTGTCAAAAGGGAGTACTAAGGTGAAATTAGGAGCAACAACGTAGGCAAAGCAAGATATGTATAACAAGTAGCAGAATGGTTGATGCAACGCTGATCACGGAGGGAAGCAGACATCAATGTGTAGCCATTTAACTCTCCGAATGTTCACCATTAgtcaaatattaatatccAAAACATTAATAATTGATGATAGAAAAGCAttaaaatatgcatctaaATACAGGATAACCATGATGCAAGATGTAAGAATAGTTCAGTTTGTTTGGGCTGATAcatagatgaaaaaatagtagtgAAATCCATATAGCCGACTCATTAAACTTatcaacattatgacaaaccTTAACGAATTGTGCCCATGACTCATCATCAGCGTCTATTCGGTAGTTGCCGTCGGCATTGAACCCAATGCCTCTGAAGTTAAGCATCATCTTTAGAGAACCGTAATTCCTCTTCCACGTTGTAATCTTCGAATAGATGTGAGGATGAGGCAAGATATCCGTATTCGGGAATTCACGCTTGATTGCCTCCTTAGCACGCACAAGATATCCTGATCGGAATCCATTATCTCCCCTCCAGCCATTGGCTGCCAGGTCCTTCATTGTTGCCATTAGAATCTCTTCCTCGCGAACATTCCAAACGCGCCTCGACCTGTCTGCTTTCCCGTGCTTGTTCATACCCAAATCGTTGCTACctacaaatttaaatgaacGACAGTCAAAGCACCAATTGAGAGAATAAACCTTCAAATATATTGCATCACAAACTTATATTAAAACCGATTTACCCTCTGGTGGTGGGCTACCATCGTCGTCGCTCATCCCTAGCTGCTGAGAAGCCATTCGCGACCTGGACATTCAGGATTTGCGAACAAACCCTTCagccaaaaaaatttcaatcaaCCGACTCTCACACATCCGCAACCACTAGTGCTAATACTCCTAAATGGGGGATGAATAAAGTGGGTACACATTGTCTTATGTAATTTCTACTAGATCAACACATATAAAAAGCACCAACCAATTCAAATAACTACGACCCACATTGTCAAACCACACTGCATAACTTGTCAATAATAGCAAACTGACGAAGATGAATAAGAGCAAACTTACGTAGGTGAATCTTCGTGTCGGACCGCCGAAGATATGTGTGGGATTTGAGAGTGATGAATCGCCTAAACAATTCTCACACAGTTGCGAAATGAGAGAGGCGCGAGTTATTTGGTGTTTGAGCGCCAATTCGCATTTTGACGATGAAAAGGGTTTGACTGACGAGGACAATTTcgtcaatataaaaaaattgtgaggGCATATTGGTAACTCATGGGTGCTATCTAGGATTTGTGTAAGACCAAACAAAGACCAACTAAGTTATCTGAATTGCACTATCAGACCAAACAAACATTGGATTGAGATATAGTACTATCACCACTATCAtataaaaccatataaaacTACCCTATCATACACAATACTCTCAGACCAATCAAACACACCCTAAGGATAGGAGAGagtataaatttgattatcTTAATATATAAACTATTAAAAGATTTCAATTGTTTCCACAAATTTTAGTTCGGATCAAATTAAAACTGAATATGAAAAAAGTTGATACAGAAAAGTTATTGCTTATTCCACTTTTTATACCTATATCACTGTCCATCTTTATATCACTGGTTGGTTATTCCATATACATTTCCTTCGctatattaatttacaatttattcaTGATCCATATAGTTATGGAACATTTATAATATCTGTtgaaatacaatatttatttatatctgttgaaatacaatatttatttttaaaaaaaatctgtcAAATATACCGCCCgcttctttaaatttataatcaaatttgcCTAAACATTCcccaaagaaaaaagaagaagaaaagaaaaaagaggggAATATCAATTGCGTTGAACGCGTAATTTGTAAATCCAATCATCAATTATTAGGAAGAGATAAACAAAAGTGTTAATTTGAGTGGAGTGGAGTGGAGTTGATTCGAGAGGAATTGGGAGGGGGATATGGCGAATTTGTACGTTCGGGCGGCGCCGACGACGGATCTAAACCGGAACACCGAATGGTTTACCTACCCCGGCGTCTGGAGCACCTACATCCTTATACTATTCTTCTCTTGGCTCATTGTCCTCTCCGTCTTCGCCTGTTCTCCCGGCATGGCGTGGACCGTCGTTCATCTCTCTCATTTCTTCGTACGCCTCCTTCTCTTCATGCATGTCTGCTGATTCCGTTTTTAGCTAGATTTATTGCTATTTGCTAGGGTTTTCTGATTATCGAGAGTCTGATCggtttttaatttctgtttaaTTGGTAGTTTTGCTTTATTAGGTTTATTATTGTTTGTTACTGGTTTCGAATTTTGATTCATTACACGGATTAAGCTGAGCAATTACAATTTCTCCCTTgcattgatttgattttagcCATCGATCCCATATTTATCCTCACAGAAGATTACGCGATTTCAGTTTTTGATTGACTAGGATGAGGGTTTTGATATTCTTTGGTAAGCCATTGGAGGAGTACATTCTGAGGGGTTCTTTAGAACTTGAGTATGAGGGAGTTGATATTCTGATAGTTAATATACTTATCTATTTATAATCACATGGCGCTTTAAAGGTTCTAATTCTGCCAGGCACTTTCGTAGTGTGTCTTTAATTGGTAGTGTTATAACTTCCAGCAATTATTCTCATTGTTTGTTGGCTAAAACTGGAAATTTAATCTTTGGCGGCTTAGCACATAAAAAAGTGTATGCAATCTAGTTTCATTTCCGACTTTTAAAAGCATTGTAGTGGCGTCCATTTTATGTTAAAGGCATATGTGCATCTTCTACGCATGAAGTTTATCTGGGGGGCTTATTTATGAGTTCGTGATGGAAAATGTTCCATTAATCGGTTGAACTTGTAGGATGGTCTTCCATCTTCTCACAGTTGAACCGTGCTGGTGTTGTTTGTTagtttatacaatattatGTATTTGATGTCAAACAATTTTCATATGCTTATATTTGAGGTCTTGTTCAGGTAacatatcaattttttcactGGAAGAAGGGGACTCCATTTGCCGAAGATCAGGGTATCTACAATAGGTTGACTTGGTGGGAGCAAATAGACAGTGGCAAACAACTTACTCGTAATAGGAAGTTCTTGACAGTTGTTCCTATAGTTTTGTAAGCCTTCTTTTGATTTCCCATTCCCCCCCTTACAATTTGTCTGTTGGTACTTGTTAATTGTTCATGCCATTGCCACATGTTTCTTATAGAGTGCTTTGTTGTAACTCTTTTCTGTATATGGATCATCTCGAGTCCCttataataatatcaatatgaATATGTGAATCTCGTGTGCACACCTTCTCTCATTAAGCAACAACCCTGATCGTTATGTATTCAGTATGTTTACGTCTGTTAAGCTAAACCCTTTCTGTTACCAGAAGGATAGGAATGAAGTTTGTGAGTACGAGAAGGTTTTAAATTGGAAGGTGATCTGGAACTGTAGTAACCTACTAAAGCATGGCGTATAACTAGATAAGAGTAATTAACCTTGATAACATATTTTGAGGATACTATTactatgttttcctttttataagtcaaaaaacatttttatagttcatAATACGTAAGGTTTGTTTGATTCTCCTTCTCTACATTAGCCATGATAGAGATGTTCAGTTTCCTGTCTCCCTTGGTTAAGCTTAACTCCTTCCTCCTGTCTTAAGATTTTTTTGCAGTGGCTTTTAATGCCATGACTTGGTTGAGTCACTAAGAATTAACGAAACATTATTAGATGGTTGTTTATGAGAACTGTTGCATGAATGTGGTGGTAGACAACAAGCCTTACGTGCTTCTGATAACTTTTGTCATCCGTGTCATACAATTTGctaattacataatttagtagattttggagaaattttaTGCCTGTTTTAGTGTTCTTTTTTGTCCCCCTATAAGTTCTGTTGTTGTTGATAAACTTTATTAGTTGTTTTGTGGCTTCTATCTTTCATGGATGACCTGCTGAGAAGTCAAATACTTGTACGGTCTGTGAACTGCAACAACCTGTCTCTGTTATTCTAGAACCATTTTTAAGTTTGAATCATGCTTCTTTAACCTGGGGGGTGTGTTCTCTTTGCTTGCAAATTTATCCTAAAAGGATAGATAAGAAAAGATGGGAAAATCttattgcattttattagTTCCCACCTTTTTCATTCCATGTCTTTAAGATGGATAACATGGGAATTTGGAGGGGGATATTATCACATCGAAATGATACccccaaataaaattatcatgaATTGGAGTGAAAAGGAGGGAAAAGAGGCTGCctggattttttttcatcctcGGAAGATTGTCCACCCTATAGAACATGTGAAAAGAGTGTATAAGGAGTAACGATCTATGTTTTCATCATTAAGAATAGACTCTTAGTCTAAATCTATTATAAATCCCCAAAAGTGTGCAACACGCCAACACCACTTTTTTGCTactattaacatggaacagTAATATGACTATCTCACCTTGTTATTCGTTTTCTTTgtgttatttaaaatatggtCTAGTGATAAAAGTCCTAACAAATCACAACGATGAACTTTTAACACAGCAATTTTAGCCTATCATCTTTTTAGTTTCtttcaaatcaataaacaTTTTGATAGTGGCCATCCACACAGCCTCCAATATCTGGAAGGTTTCTGAAGTTTATCTTAAGCTGTAAAATGAGTTATAAATGATTTGTATGTTGCTACAAACTTATTAAAAGGTGAAGGTCTTAGTGTAAACCGTCCCATTGAATaagatttttttcttcaaatttcccATGATACtgtaaaaaaacaattttatctGTTGGAAGTTTGGCTTGTGATTGTTGAAAAAGTATCACATTGATATAACTGGGCAGACCTGGTACATTTCCATTTCCTAATTGGGAATATGGGAAGCATTCTATGCTTTGAATATCTGCTGAAGTCATGAGATATTACAAACATTCTTACGTCTGTAATGTAgatgattttcattttcttttgttttctttttggcGTCTAGTGTTAGGCCTTTTATCTCCTGCATTACATTGGATCCAACTACTACTTTGCATGACATTTTCTTCTCATCTTTAAGGAGGCACTTTGTATTTAGGGAGTTGTTAGACTTTTGAAGAgtgcattttctttttgtgttaTTGTGTCTTTACTTTATCTTTGTCCATAAGACTGcattctttctttattttaactttCTTCAGGGGGCTTCTACTCTTAAGGTTTGAGCCGATGCTGTTGACATGTAAAAAGAGGAAAACTTTATACATGAAAATCCCTTTTTTAGCTAGACAAAGCTCCATCcactagtatatttttggtGTATTTTGGGACTGACTTGAAGTCCAAACATATAtctaaatatggaaatttATTCGTGTTTTTGACGCACTCTTTCTTTGGTCAGGTACTTGATAGCCTCCCATACTACTGACTATCAACACCCGATGCTCTTCTTCAACACTCTAGCTGTTTTTGTTCTGGTTGTTGCCAAGTTCCCACATATGCATAAAGTCCGCATCTTTGGAATAAATGCAGATCAATGAACTGGTGTCCATTAAGGATTTGTGTTAAGGTTCAGCTTACACACCTACACCTTTTTGATTCGGGATTAGAGATTGCTGAAGTTGTGCAGATTGGGAAGTGGGAACTGAGAAGGATTTCAGTTGAGTAGCTATTGGTAAACCCTTCAGAAGCTGGATATTCTCTATATGGAACTCTTTTATTAAGTACTGAAGTTTGCATTTTGCCTTacatttttattcacattta
The genomic region above belongs to Salvia hispanica cultivar TCC Black 2014 chromosome 3, UniMelb_Shisp_WGS_1.0, whole genome shotgun sequence and contains:
- the LOC125210915 gene encoding ORM1-like protein 2, giving the protein MANLYVRAAPTTDLNRNTEWFTYPGVWSTYILILFFSWLIVLSVFACSPGMAWTVVHLSHFFVTYQFFHWKKGTPFAEDQGIYNRLTWWEQIDSGKQLTRNRKFLTVVPIVLYLIASHTTDYQHPMLFFNTLAVFVLVVAKFPHMHKVRIFGINADQ